A genomic window from Mesorhizobium sp. 131-2-1 includes:
- a CDS encoding crotonase/enoyl-CoA hydratase family protein produces the protein MTEPVLCETRDRVAVLTLNRPEKLNALNYALIDRLLEILDAVETDDSVRAVILTGAGERAFSAGGDIHEFSASVAAGADVALRDFVMRGQRLTARLEAFRKPVIAAVNGIAFGGGCEITEAVPLAIASDRALFAKPEINLAMPPTFGGTQRLPRLAGRKRALELLLTGEAFSAERAAELGLVNGIVPHAELMPAAHDLARRIISHSQAAVASVLTAVARGINLGIAEGLLVEAEQFARIAPTADLREGLDAWIERRKPVYDGSWTHITRPSEARRASLALDQAADQGETSRRPFMLGWKRQK, from the coding sequence ATGACCGAGCCTGTGCTTTGCGAAACCCGCGACCGCGTTGCGGTGCTGACCCTCAATCGCCCCGAGAAACTCAATGCTTTGAACTACGCGCTGATCGACCGCCTGCTCGAGATCCTCGACGCGGTCGAGACCGACGATTCGGTCCGTGCCGTCATCCTCACCGGGGCCGGCGAGCGGGCCTTCTCGGCCGGCGGCGACATCCACGAATTTTCGGCCAGCGTCGCCGCGGGCGCGGATGTGGCGCTGCGCGACTTCGTCATGCGTGGCCAGCGGCTGACGGCGCGGCTGGAAGCCTTCCGCAAGCCGGTCATCGCCGCCGTCAATGGTATTGCCTTCGGCGGCGGCTGCGAGATCACCGAGGCCGTGCCGCTGGCGATTGCCAGCGACCGCGCTTTGTTCGCCAAGCCCGAGATCAACCTCGCCATGCCGCCGACCTTCGGCGGCACGCAGCGCCTGCCGAGGCTGGCCGGCCGCAAGCGGGCGCTGGAGCTGCTTTTGACGGGAGAGGCCTTTTCGGCGGAGCGTGCTGCGGAGCTCGGCCTCGTCAACGGGATCGTGCCGCATGCCGAGCTGATGCCGGCGGCACACGATCTCGCGCGGCGCATCATCAGCCATTCGCAGGCGGCGGTGGCCAGCGTCCTCACCGCGGTGGCGCGCGGCATCAACCTTGGCATCGCCGAGGGCCTGCTGGTCGAGGCCGAGCAGTTCGCCCGGATCGCCCCGACCGCAGACCTGCGCGAAGGCCTTGACGCCTGGATCGAGCGCCGCAAACCCGTCTATGACGGCTCATGGACACACATCACCCGGCCGAGCGAGGCAAGGCGCGCCTCGCTTGCGCTCGACCAGGCGGCGGATCAGGGCGAAACGTCGAGACGGCCCTTCATGTTGGGATGGAAGCGGCAGAAATAG
- a CDS encoding TetR/AcrR family transcriptional regulator, with translation MREPANPTRKRLVDAATKLFYAEGVGRVSVDAVAEKAGLTKRTLYYHFRSKDDLIAAYLDGRDQPNIKQMSGWFEAAEGGVDRKVAAIFTNLARVAKHPKWRGCGYLRTAAELAAMPGHPAVKSGSRHKTNFEKWLAGELSSHNVSEPTMLAREIVLLMDGAFSSMLIHHNPDYITAAGHAAATLVKVRMQTAAPPAASRPSRRRGRVIGRAPGSKG, from the coding sequence ATGCGCGAACCCGCCAACCCCACCCGCAAACGCCTCGTCGATGCGGCGACGAAACTGTTCTATGCCGAAGGCGTCGGCCGCGTCAGCGTCGATGCGGTGGCTGAAAAGGCAGGGCTCACCAAACGCACGCTCTACTACCATTTCCGGAGCAAGGACGATTTGATCGCCGCCTATCTCGACGGCCGCGACCAGCCCAACATCAAGCAGATGTCCGGCTGGTTCGAAGCGGCCGAGGGCGGCGTCGACAGGAAGGTCGCAGCGATCTTCACCAATCTGGCGCGCGTGGCGAAGCACCCGAAGTGGAGAGGCTGCGGCTACCTGCGCACCGCAGCCGAACTCGCCGCGATGCCCGGGCACCCGGCGGTGAAATCCGGGTCGCGCCACAAGACCAATTTCGAGAAATGGCTGGCCGGAGAGCTTTCAAGCCATAACGTCAGCGAGCCCACCATGCTGGCGCGCGAGATCGTGCTTCTGATGGACGGCGCCTTCTCCAGCATGCTGATCCACCACAATCCCGATTACATCACCGCCGCCGGCCACGCGGCAGCGACGCTGGTCAAGGTGCGGATGCAGACGGCGGCTCCCCCAGCAGCCAGTCGACCATCGCGGCGGCGTGGGCGGGTGATCGGTCGGGCGCCAGGATCGAAAGGCTGA
- a CDS encoding LysR substrate-binding domain-containing protein, translated as MAVNPPRPRMPPLNALRAFEAAARHESFAKAADELGVTPAAVSHQVKALEAWLGAPLFVRHAQGLHLTDAGRAALPSFSTAFDAMGLAVQELRISAPRPQVSIAALPSIAQLWLAPRLPALRAALPALRPSIHALEEPPDFRREPFDLAIFLTRQAPAGSRAFKLCDDFIYPVCAPALARQLKTPADLAAQLLLWDTTWTGDWALWFEAAGVKGPSIESGSEFSLYSMALQAAVDGAGVLMGHEALVSRALAAGSLVAPFPQRVPTGLSLSILAPDRSPAHAAAMVDWLLGEPPSASAP; from the coding sequence ATGGCCGTCAATCCGCCGCGTCCGCGCATGCCGCCGCTCAACGCGCTCCGCGCCTTCGAGGCGGCGGCCCGCCACGAGAGCTTCGCCAAGGCGGCCGACGAGCTTGGCGTCACCCCGGCGGCGGTGTCGCACCAGGTCAAGGCGCTGGAGGCCTGGCTCGGCGCGCCGCTGTTCGTGCGCCATGCGCAAGGGCTGCATCTGACCGACGCCGGCCGCGCCGCTTTGCCGTCCTTCTCCACCGCCTTCGATGCCATGGGCCTGGCCGTGCAGGAGCTGCGCATCTCGGCGCCGCGGCCGCAGGTCAGCATCGCGGCATTGCCTTCGATCGCGCAGCTGTGGCTGGCGCCGCGCCTGCCGGCGCTGCGCGCTGCTTTGCCGGCGCTCCGCCCGTCGATCCACGCGCTGGAGGAGCCGCCGGATTTCCGCCGCGAGCCTTTTGATCTCGCCATCTTCCTGACCAGGCAGGCGCCGGCCGGCAGTCGCGCCTTCAAGCTCTGCGACGATTTCATCTACCCGGTCTGCGCGCCGGCGCTGGCACGGCAATTGAAGACACCGGCCGACCTCGCCGCGCAGCTTCTGTTGTGGGACACGACCTGGACCGGCGACTGGGCCCTGTGGTTCGAGGCGGCCGGCGTGAAAGGGCCGTCGATCGAGTCCGGTTCGGAATTCTCGCTCTACAGCATGGCGCTGCAGGCGGCGGTCGACGGCGCCGGCGTGCTGATGGGGCACGAGGCGCTGGTGTCGCGCGCGCTCGCCGCCGGTTCGCTTGTGGCGCCGTTCCCGCAGCGCGTGCCGACAGGCCTCAGCCTTTCGATCCTGGCGCCCGACCGATCACCCGCCCACGCCGCCGCGATGGTCGACTGGCTGCTGGGGGAGCCGCCGTCTGCATCCGCACCTTGA
- a CDS encoding branched-chain amino acid ABC transporter substrate-binding protein has product MRMILRMMTAALMTAAAAGSARADIVLGVAGPMSGPNAAYGEQYRVGVETAVERINARGGVLGQKLTVSVGDDVSDPKQGVSVANKFVADGVHYVVGHYNSGVTIPASDIYAENGVLFVTPTATNPMVTERGLWDAFRACGRDDQQGTIAAKFVLERFKGRKVAIIDDKSTAGKGLADEMARAYNAGGGKEVLHEEINPGEKDYSPLVAKIKQSGAELVYYGGQHTEAGLIVRQMHDQGVTTILMGGDGISNSEFGAIGGDGAVGTLMTSFPDPATFAEARDAVADLKAKNVPTEAVTLYAYAATQILAEAIDKAKADDPKAASDFLHSGAGIPTVLGTISYDAKGDIKQPGFVVFEWRKVDGKLTPVALK; this is encoded by the coding sequence ATGCGCATGATTCTGCGAATGATGACTGCTGCCCTGATGACGGCCGCCGCCGCCGGTTCCGCCAGGGCGGATATCGTGCTCGGCGTCGCCGGTCCGATGTCGGGGCCGAACGCCGCTTACGGCGAACAGTATCGCGTCGGCGTCGAGACGGCGGTCGAGCGCATCAACGCCAGGGGCGGCGTGCTCGGCCAGAAACTCACCGTCTCGGTCGGCGACGATGTCTCCGACCCGAAGCAGGGTGTGTCGGTCGCCAACAAATTCGTCGCCGATGGCGTGCATTATGTCGTCGGCCACTACAATTCCGGCGTCACCATTCCGGCTTCCGATATCTATGCCGAGAACGGTGTGCTATTCGTGACGCCGACGGCCACCAACCCGATGGTCACCGAGCGCGGCCTGTGGGACGCCTTTCGCGCCTGCGGCCGCGACGACCAGCAAGGCACCATCGCCGCCAAATTCGTGCTCGAGCGTTTCAAGGGCAGGAAGGTGGCGATCATCGACGACAAGTCGACGGCGGGTAAGGGCCTCGCTGACGAGATGGCGCGCGCCTACAACGCCGGCGGCGGCAAGGAAGTGCTGCACGAGGAAATCAACCCCGGCGAGAAGGACTACAGCCCGCTCGTCGCCAAGATCAAGCAATCGGGCGCCGAGCTTGTCTATTATGGCGGCCAGCACACCGAGGCCGGGCTGATCGTGCGCCAGATGCACGACCAGGGCGTCACCACCATCCTGATGGGTGGCGACGGCATCTCCAACAGCGAGTTCGGCGCCATCGGCGGCGACGGTGCCGTAGGCACGCTGATGACGTCATTCCCCGATCCGGCGACCTTCGCCGAGGCCAGGGATGCGGTCGCCGACCTCAAGGCGAAGAACGTGCCGACCGAGGCCGTCACCCTCTATGCCTATGCCGCGACGCAGATCCTTGCCGAGGCCATCGACAAGGCGAAAGCCGACGACCCCAAGGCTGCGTCGGACTTTCTCCATTCGGGGGCAGGTATCCCGACCGTGCTCGGCACCATCTCCTATGACGCCAAGGGGGATATCAAGCAGCCGGGCTTCGTCGTATTTGAGTGGCGGAAGGTCGACGGCAAGCTGACCCCGGTGGCCCTCAAATAG
- a CDS encoding serine hydroxymethyltransferase translates to MTALARRPWVPSQSEDFIQRLATETSGQGRDAVVAAIEAGIALNRSIHEADCVNLNPATNVMNPRAEAALASGLGSRPSLGYPGDKYEMGLEGIERIEVMAAELAAEVFGARYAEIRVPSGAIANLYAFMVAARAGDSVIVPSPSVGGHVTHHMAGCAGLYGLDIHTAPVDADGYTVDVAGLRELAVKVRPKMITIGSSLNLLPHPIREIRAIADEVGALVLFDAAHLCGMIAGHAWQQPLEEGAHLITMSTYKSLGGPPSGLIVTNDADIAEKLDRIAFPGMTANFDAAKSAALAITLLDWKAHGRAYAAAMAGTAKALASELVERGLPVFATAKGHTTSHQFAVQAAEFGGGQAAAKKLRRANILTCGIGLPIAAVDGDMNGLRFGTPEIVRWGMTEKDMPELAALIARGLRGNDAPDAVAADVSEFRRRFTKLHFVT, encoded by the coding sequence ATGACCGCTCTTGCTCGCAGGCCCTGGGTTCCCTCGCAGTCTGAGGATTTTATCCAGCGGCTCGCCACGGAAACGAGCGGGCAGGGGCGCGACGCCGTGGTTGCGGCGATCGAGGCGGGCATCGCGCTCAATCGGTCCATCCATGAGGCCGACTGCGTCAACCTCAATCCGGCGACCAATGTTATGAACCCCAGGGCTGAGGCCGCGCTTGCCTCCGGCCTCGGCTCGCGCCCGTCGCTCGGCTATCCCGGGGACAAATACGAGATGGGGCTGGAAGGCATCGAGCGCATCGAGGTCATGGCGGCCGAGCTGGCGGCCGAAGTGTTCGGCGCCCGCTATGCCGAGATCCGTGTGCCTTCCGGCGCCATTGCCAACCTCTATGCCTTCATGGTCGCGGCGCGGGCCGGCGACAGCGTGATTGTGCCTTCGCCCTCCGTCGGCGGCCATGTCACGCACCACATGGCCGGCTGCGCCGGGCTTTATGGGCTCGACATCCATACGGCGCCCGTCGATGCCGATGGCTATACGGTCGACGTCGCCGGGCTGCGCGAACTGGCCGTCAAGGTGCGGCCGAAGATGATCACCATCGGCAGCAGCCTCAACCTTCTGCCGCATCCGATCCGCGAGATCCGGGCGATCGCCGACGAGGTCGGCGCGCTGGTGCTGTTCGACGCGGCGCATCTCTGCGGCATGATCGCCGGCCACGCCTGGCAGCAGCCGCTGGAGGAGGGCGCCCATCTCATCACGATGAGCACCTATAAAAGCCTCGGCGGCCCGCCTTCCGGCCTGATCGTCACCAACGACGCCGACATCGCCGAGAAACTGGACAGGATCGCCTTTCCCGGCATGACGGCGAATTTCGATGCCGCCAAGTCCGCCGCGCTCGCCATCACGCTGCTCGACTGGAAGGCGCATGGCCGCGCCTATGCCGCCGCCATGGCCGGCACCGCCAAGGCGCTTGCGAGCGAACTCGTGGAGCGCGGCCTGCCGGTGTTCGCGACGGCGAAGGGCCACACGACCTCGCACCAGTTCGCCGTCCAGGCGGCCGAATTCGGCGGCGGGCAGGCGGCGGCGAAAAAACTCAGGCGGGCGAACATCCTCACCTGCGGCATCGGCCTGCCGATCGCGGCGGTCGACGGCGACATGAACGGCCTGCGCTTCGGGACGCCGGAGATCGTGCGCTGGGGCATGACCGAGAAGGACATGCCCGAGCTTGCCGCGCTCATCGCCAGGGGGCTGCGCGGCAACGACGCGCCGGACGCGGTCGCTGCCGATGTCAGTGAATTCCGGCGCCGGTTCACAAAACTGCATTTCGTGACCTGA
- a CDS encoding FAD-dependent oxidoreductase — protein sequence MLTIDEVAAIPLFSGLSAAELERLARTAADLHLSAGEFAVHEGGEAALFAVISGKIEVVKTFDGVERTLGWRLPGTIFGEVPISLGTSFPGGYRAAEPSRVLRLEVQQYYAVAAVSKDVAQKLSALARERMGGLQSITAEPQKPRVTLIGHRWDTACGELRRFLARNQISFTWLLPGTPDAEAFWAAAGKPAIDGPVARLADGEMIEGPAVRDLANRLGLQTRPHSAEYDVAIVGGGPAGLAAAVYGASEGLRTIVVEREAPGGQAGTSSRIENYLGFPSGISGDELASRALQQARRLGAEILVTRAVAGIDPATHQVFLDGTDVVRARSLILATGVAWRRLAIDGFDRLIGKGVYYGAARSEASATHGLDVFLIGAGNSAGQAALHFSGHARTVTLLVRGQSIADSMSHYLIEQLRAKSNVKVRLRCEVQAVHGETSLQAIDILDKTSNEVSRHEAGGLFVFIGANAETEWLPQDVARDARGYVLTGDDVKKAGRWSHGRDPYLLETSAPGVFACGDVRLSPVKRVASAVGEGSMAIAFVHQYLANDERHG from the coding sequence ATGTTGACGATTGATGAAGTTGCAGCGATTCCGCTGTTTTCGGGTTTGTCGGCGGCTGAGCTGGAGCGTCTTGCGCGAACAGCCGCCGACCTCCACCTCAGTGCTGGAGAGTTCGCGGTTCACGAGGGCGGCGAGGCCGCGCTCTTTGCCGTCATCTCCGGCAAGATCGAAGTGGTGAAGACGTTCGACGGGGTCGAGCGGACACTTGGCTGGCGACTGCCGGGAACGATCTTCGGCGAGGTGCCGATTTCCCTTGGCACGAGTTTCCCCGGCGGCTACCGCGCTGCCGAACCATCCCGCGTCCTACGGCTCGAGGTTCAGCAGTATTATGCCGTCGCGGCGGTTTCCAAGGATGTGGCCCAGAAGCTCAGCGCCCTTGCCCGCGAGCGGATGGGCGGGCTGCAGAGCATTACCGCGGAACCGCAGAAGCCGCGCGTGACGCTGATCGGGCATCGCTGGGACACGGCTTGCGGCGAACTGCGCCGGTTTCTGGCCCGCAACCAGATCTCGTTCACCTGGCTGTTGCCCGGCACGCCGGACGCGGAGGCTTTCTGGGCGGCGGCAGGCAAGCCGGCCATTGACGGTCCGGTGGCGCGGCTGGCGGATGGGGAGATGATCGAAGGACCGGCCGTGCGCGATCTCGCCAATCGCCTCGGACTGCAGACACGTCCGCACAGCGCCGAGTACGATGTCGCGATCGTCGGCGGCGGCCCCGCCGGCCTTGCGGCGGCGGTCTACGGCGCATCCGAGGGGCTGCGCACCATCGTGGTCGAGCGCGAAGCGCCCGGCGGCCAGGCGGGCACATCGTCCCGGATCGAGAACTATCTCGGCTTTCCGAGCGGCATTTCCGGTGACGAGCTTGCCAGTCGCGCGCTGCAGCAGGCAAGGCGGCTGGGCGCCGAAATCCTGGTCACCCGCGCGGTCGCCGGCATCGATCCGGCGACGCACCAGGTGTTTCTCGACGGCACCGATGTCGTTCGGGCGCGCAGCCTCATCCTGGCAACGGGCGTGGCATGGCGTCGTCTCGCCATCGATGGTTTCGACCGGCTGATCGGCAAGGGTGTCTATTATGGCGCCGCGCGCAGCGAGGCGAGCGCCACCCATGGCCTGGATGTCTTCCTGATCGGCGCCGGCAACTCGGCCGGACAGGCGGCGCTGCATTTTTCCGGCCACGCGCGCACCGTGACGCTGCTCGTGCGCGGCCAGTCCATCGCCGACAGCATGTCCCACTACCTGATCGAGCAGCTGCGAGCGAAGTCGAACGTGAAGGTGCGGCTTCGCTGCGAGGTCCAGGCCGTGCACGGCGAGACCAGCCTTCAAGCGATCGACATCCTCGACAAGACCAGCAACGAGGTGAGCCGGCACGAGGCTGGCGGGCTGTTCGTTTTCATCGGCGCCAACGCCGAGACCGAGTGGCTGCCGCAAGACGTCGCTCGTGACGCACGCGGCTATGTACTGACCGGGGACGACGTGAAGAAGGCCGGGCGCTGGTCGCACGGCCGCGATCCATATCTGCTCGAGACGAGCGCGCCCGGCGTCTTTGCCTGCGGCGACGTGCGCCTCAGTCCGGTCAAGCGGGTTGCGTCAGCCGTCGGCGAAGGCAGCATGGCGATCGCCTTCGTCCACCAGTACCTGGCGAATGACGAGAGGCACGGCTAG
- a CDS encoding peroxiredoxin-like family protein, with protein MSERLDRGPLHLGETAPNFVLDAITREGKIAIDDFRGEKPVLVGLYRGLHCPFCRRHIATISRLTPALHEKGIESLTVVNTPIERARLYLRYHPMVGLLAASDPERTSHRAFGLPNMQITEDESAWPQKVSMSDVKAMRLNVPGEMPEPMDPFTTLEYLNKKDNYDITEADQQMMATGVGQLVGQFLLDRNGVVRWTFSEVFDGGLGAHPSSETMMSVASQIGR; from the coding sequence ATGTCAGAACGTCTCGATAGAGGCCCGCTGCACCTTGGGGAAACGGCGCCCAATTTCGTGCTCGACGCGATTACCCGCGAGGGCAAGATCGCCATCGACGATTTCCGCGGCGAGAAACCAGTGCTGGTTGGGCTGTATCGAGGTCTCCATTGTCCTTTTTGCAGGCGTCATATCGCGACGATTTCGCGGCTCACCCCAGCCCTCCACGAGAAGGGCATCGAAAGCCTGACGGTGGTCAACACGCCTATCGAGCGGGCGCGCCTCTATCTGCGGTACCATCCGATGGTTGGTTTGCTTGCGGCATCCGATCCGGAGCGGACTTCACATCGCGCCTTTGGCCTGCCGAATATGCAGATCACCGAAGACGAGAGCGCTTGGCCGCAAAAGGTTTCGATGAGCGATGTGAAGGCTATGCGGCTCAACGTGCCGGGCGAAATGCCTGAGCCGATGGATCCGTTTACCACGCTCGAATATCTGAACAAAAAAGACAATTACGATATCACTGAAGCGGACCAGCAAATGATGGCTACCGGCGTGGGCCAGCTCGTGGGCCAGTTCCTGCTCGACCGCAACGGCGTCGTTCGCTGGACGTTCTCCGAGGTTTTCGATGGCGGCTTGGGCGCCCACCCGAGCTCTGAGACGATGA